A genomic region of Populus nigra chromosome 11, ddPopNigr1.1, whole genome shotgun sequence contains the following coding sequences:
- the LOC133668717 gene encoding cytochrome c — protein sequence MASFAEAPPGDSKVGEKVFKTKCAQCHTVDKGAGHKQGPNLNGLFGRQSGTTAGYSYSTANKNMAVTWEEKTLYDYLLNPKKYIPGTKMVFPGLKKPQERADLIAYLKQSTAS from the exons ATGGCTTCGTTTGCAGAAGCACCACCTGGCGATTCAAAAGTCGGAGAGAAGGTCTTTAAGACCAAGTGTGCTCAGTGTCATACCGTCGACAAGGGTGCCGGTCATAAGCAAG GACCCAATCTGAATGGTTTGTTTGGAAGGCAGTCAGGAACAACTGCTGGATACTCTTACTCTACTGCTAACAAGAACATGGCTGTCACGTGGGAGGAGAAGACTTTGTATGATTACTTGCTCAACCCCAAGAAG TACATCCCTGGAACAAAGATGGTTTTCCCTGGATTGAAGAAGCCACAGGAGCGTGCTGATCTCATTGCATACTTGAAGCAGTCCACTGCATCTTAA